One genomic window of Pseudomonas aeruginosa includes the following:
- a CDS encoding RidA family protein — protein sequence MTAVRRIRAAALPDLPDASWSNALLVGEELVMSGMTAHPATRQAAERGAALDAHAQALVVLGKVKALLEAAGGHVGNLYKLNVYVTRIADKDAIGRARQEFFAGQGTFPASTLVEVSGLVFPELLVEIDAWARLDIDLANCDEA from the coding sequence GTGACCGCCGTACGCCGGATCCGCGCCGCGGCGCTACCCGACCTGCCGGATGCAAGCTGGTCCAATGCCCTGCTGGTGGGAGAGGAGCTGGTGATGTCCGGCATGACCGCGCACCCGGCCACCCGCCAGGCCGCCGAGCGCGGCGCCGCGCTCGACGCCCATGCCCAGGCCCTGGTGGTGCTGGGCAAGGTGAAGGCGCTGCTGGAGGCGGCGGGAGGCCATGTCGGCAACCTCTACAAGCTCAACGTCTACGTCACCCGCATCGCCGACAAGGACGCTATTGGGCGCGCGCGGCAGGAGTTCTTCGCCGGCCAGGGCACTTTTCCCGCCTCCACCCTGGTCGAGGTGAGCGGCCTGGTGTTTCCCGAACTGCTGGTGGAGATCGACGCCTGGGCGCGCCTCGATATCGACCTGGCGAACTGCGACGAAGCCTGA
- a CDS encoding aromatic ring-hydroxylating oxygenase subunit alpha, producing MSTVNPVEQLLANGLKNLWYPICPVGFIEDKPVSLRRLGYKLAVWRDTDGTLHALEDHCPHRGAPLSRGVNLGDRLQCPYHGVEVRCDGVTARVPGSPGCKLEGSQATRFFHITEAAGAVWLYNSAGNVEEAPPLVLPEQLTDPEFSHFLCYTEWRGDYRYVLDNVMDPMHGTYLHKQSHSMSEGESQARFVTRDTDTGFIFEKDGQRGVNFDWTEWADTGMHWMRLEIPYPKTGGPGGNFHIVGSYTPIARDLCAVFHWRCRPLTGWQRDTWRFLYRNRLEARHWAVLEQDREMLEFMEPDANQRENLYQHDLGLVRLRRHLKNLAKAQLELIEARQL from the coding sequence ATGAGCACCGTGAACCCTGTTGAACAGCTTCTCGCCAACGGCCTGAAGAACCTCTGGTACCCGATCTGCCCGGTGGGCTTCATCGAGGACAAGCCGGTGTCCCTGCGCCGCCTGGGCTACAAGCTGGCCGTCTGGCGCGATACCGACGGCACCCTGCATGCCCTCGAAGACCATTGCCCGCACCGTGGCGCGCCGCTGTCGCGCGGGGTGAACCTGGGCGACCGCCTGCAATGCCCCTACCACGGCGTGGAAGTGCGCTGCGACGGCGTTACCGCCCGCGTGCCCGGCAGCCCCGGCTGCAAGCTGGAAGGCAGCCAGGCCACGCGCTTCTTCCACATCACCGAGGCGGCCGGCGCCGTGTGGCTGTACAACTCGGCGGGCAATGTCGAGGAAGCCCCGCCGCTGGTGCTGCCCGAGCAACTGACCGACCCCGAGTTTTCCCACTTCCTCTGCTATACCGAGTGGCGCGGCGACTACCGCTACGTGCTGGACAACGTCATGGACCCCATGCACGGCACCTACCTGCACAAGCAGTCGCACTCCATGTCCGAGGGCGAAAGCCAGGCACGCTTCGTCACCCGCGACACCGACACCGGCTTCATCTTCGAGAAGGACGGCCAGCGCGGGGTCAACTTCGACTGGACCGAATGGGCCGACACCGGGATGCACTGGATGCGCCTGGAGATTCCCTATCCGAAGACCGGCGGCCCGGGTGGCAACTTCCATATCGTCGGCAGTTACACGCCGATCGCCCGCGACCTCTGCGCGGTGTTCCACTGGCGTTGCCGGCCGCTCACCGGCTGGCAGCGTGACACCTGGCGGTTCCTCTACAGGAACCGCCTGGAGGCGCGTCACTGGGCGGTGCTGGAGCAGGACCGGGAAATGCTCGAATTCATGGAGCCGGACGCCAACCAGCGGGAGAACCTCTACCAGCACGACCTCGGCCTGGTGCGCCTGCGGCGGCACCTGAAGAACCTGGCCAAGGCCCAGCTGGAACTGATCGAGGCCCGGCAACTGTGA
- the nth gene encoding endonuclease III has translation MNAAKRAEIFRRLHEDNPEPRTELAYTTPFELLIAVILSAQATDVGVNKATARLYPVANTPEAIHALGVEGLSEYIKTIGLYNSKAKNVIETCRILIEKHGGQVPDNREDLEALPGVGRKTANVVLNTAFRQLAMAVDTHIFRVANRTGIAPGKNVLEVEKKLLKFVPREYLLDAHHWLILHGRYVCKARKPQCGSCRIEDLCEYKHKTSDD, from the coding sequence ATGAATGCCGCCAAGCGCGCGGAGATCTTCCGCCGACTGCACGAAGACAACCCCGAGCCAAGGACCGAACTGGCCTACACCACCCCCTTCGAACTGCTCATCGCGGTGATCCTCTCCGCCCAGGCCACCGACGTCGGGGTGAACAAGGCCACCGCCCGCCTCTATCCGGTGGCCAACACCCCCGAGGCGATCCACGCCCTCGGCGTCGAGGGGCTGTCGGAGTACATCAAGACCATCGGCCTCTACAACAGCAAGGCGAAGAACGTCATCGAAACCTGCCGCATCCTCATCGAAAAGCACGGCGGCCAGGTCCCCGACAACCGCGAGGACCTCGAAGCCCTGCCCGGGGTTGGCCGCAAGACCGCCAACGTGGTGCTCAACACCGCCTTCCGGCAACTGGCCATGGCGGTGGACACGCATATCTTCCGCGTCGCCAACCGCACCGGCATAGCACCGGGAAAGAACGTTCTGGAGGTGGAGAAGAAACTGCTGAAGTTCGTGCCGCGCGAGTACCTGCTCGATGCCCACCACTGGCTGATCCTGCATGGCCGCTACGTCTGCAAGGCGCGCAAGCCGCAATGCGGAAGCTGCCGGATCGAGGACCTGTGCGAATACAAGCACAAGACTTCAGACGATTGA
- a CDS encoding thiamine pyrophosphate-binding protein has translation MRNASQVTVGAAIAAFLEQCEVKAAFGVISIHNMPILDAFASRGNIRFVMARGEAGAANMADAYARTSGGLGVCLTSTGTAAGNAAGALVEALTAGTPLLHLTGQIETPYLDRSLAYIHEAPDQLSMLKAISKAAFRVRSVDTAISTLKLAVQTALTAPAGPVSVEIPIDIQSALINLPADLSPLPVPVARPSEQALDDLAERFAQARRPMLWLGGGARHAGPQVQRLLAMGVGVVTSTQGRGIVPEDDTRSLGAFNLNKPVERFYQSCDAMLVVGSRLRGNETLKYELKLPRPLYRADADATAEGRCYPSDFFVCGDSERVLKGLADRLEGRLSVDPAFAADLAAARNQARAQLVDGLGPYASLVEQLQALAGRNFNWVRDVTVSNSTWGNRHLNIFSPRAGVHALGGGIGQGLAMGIGAAVGAAETAPGRKTFVLAGDGGFILNLGELATAVQERADMLIVLMNDQGYGVIKNIQDAAYGGRRCYVDLHTPDYAQLSASLGLRHAKVSDLKDFSAVLDGALAEPGPFLLEVDMLAVGSFKSIFAGPPTNDAKTDKATA, from the coding sequence ATGCGTAACGCAAGCCAAGTCACCGTCGGCGCCGCCATCGCCGCCTTCCTCGAACAGTGCGAGGTGAAGGCCGCCTTCGGGGTGATCTCGATCCACAACATGCCGATCCTCGATGCCTTCGCCAGCCGCGGCAACATCCGTTTCGTGATGGCCCGCGGCGAGGCCGGGGCGGCCAACATGGCCGATGCCTACGCCCGCACCAGCGGTGGCCTGGGCGTGTGCCTGACCAGCACCGGAACCGCCGCCGGCAACGCTGCCGGGGCGCTGGTCGAGGCGCTCACTGCCGGCACCCCGCTGCTGCACCTGACCGGGCAGATCGAAACCCCCTACCTGGATCGGAGCCTCGCCTACATCCACGAGGCGCCGGACCAGTTGAGCATGCTCAAGGCCATCTCCAAGGCGGCCTTCCGCGTGCGCAGCGTCGACACCGCCATCAGCACCCTCAAGCTGGCCGTGCAAACCGCCCTGACCGCGCCCGCCGGCCCGGTGAGCGTGGAAATCCCGATCGATATCCAATCGGCGCTGATCAACCTGCCGGCCGACCTGTCGCCGCTGCCGGTGCCGGTGGCCAGGCCCTCCGAGCAAGCCCTGGACGACCTAGCCGAGCGTTTCGCCCAGGCGCGGCGACCGATGCTCTGGCTGGGGGGCGGTGCCCGGCATGCCGGCCCGCAGGTACAACGCCTGCTGGCCATGGGCGTGGGCGTGGTCACCAGCACCCAGGGGCGTGGCATCGTCCCGGAAGACGACACGCGTTCCCTCGGCGCCTTCAACCTGAACAAACCGGTGGAGCGGTTCTACCAGAGCTGCGACGCCATGCTCGTGGTGGGCTCGCGCCTGCGCGGCAACGAAACCCTCAAGTACGAACTCAAGCTCCCGCGTCCGCTTTACCGGGCAGACGCCGATGCCACGGCGGAGGGCCGCTGCTACCCCAGCGATTTCTTCGTCTGCGGCGATTCCGAACGGGTCCTCAAGGGGCTCGCCGACCGCCTGGAAGGGCGCCTGTCGGTGGACCCGGCCTTCGCCGCGGATCTCGCCGCCGCGCGCAACCAGGCCCGCGCCCAGTTGGTGGACGGCCTTGGCCCCTACGCTTCGCTGGTGGAGCAACTGCAGGCGCTGGCCGGCCGCAATTTCAACTGGGTGCGCGACGTCACCGTCTCCAACAGCACCTGGGGCAACCGCCACCTGAATATCTTCAGCCCCCGCGCCGGCGTCCACGCCCTCGGCGGTGGCATCGGCCAGGGCCTGGCCATGGGCATCGGCGCGGCGGTCGGCGCGGCGGAAACCGCGCCTGGGCGCAAGACCTTCGTGCTCGCCGGCGACGGCGGCTTCATCCTCAACCTGGGCGAACTGGCCACCGCCGTGCAGGAGCGGGCCGACATGCTCATCGTGCTGATGAACGACCAGGGCTACGGGGTGATCAAGAACATCCAGGACGCCGCCTACGGTGGCCGCCGCTGCTACGTCGACCTGCACACCCCGGACTACGCCCAACTGTCGGCTTCCCTCGGCCTGCGTCATGCCAAGGTCAGCGATCTGAAGGATTTCAGCGCCGTGCTCGATGGCGCCCTGGCCGAGCCAGGTCCCTTCCTGCTGGAGGTGGACATGCTCGCGGTGGGCAGCTTCAAGAGCATTTTCGCCGGCCCGCCGACCAACGATGCCAAGACCGACAAGGCCACCGCCTGA
- a CDS encoding VOC family protein, whose translation MSVSGIDEITYGVEDLATSARFFADWGLAQVEASEDQVVFESLNGCRVIVAARDKPGLPPAIEEGSTLREVVWGVESEADLKLYAERIANDPGFIEGEGRIGCTDPNGLAVRLQVTRKRDIQVACGQSNTWQFKGRINQASPIYERAQPVEVGHVVFFVKDVNACERFYRERFGFVCSDRYPNRGAFLRCAEEGGHHDLFMLQLPQPRAGLNHVAFTVRDIHEVFGGGMHIARCGWDTEIGPGRHPVSSAYFWYFRNPAGALVEYYADEDQLTGEWQAREFEPGPTVFAEWAIAGGLDGNTRRQKSVEAPQGRFLTDKPRS comes from the coding sequence ATGAGCGTATCGGGAATCGACGAAATCACCTACGGCGTGGAAGACCTGGCCACCAGCGCGCGTTTCTTCGCCGACTGGGGCCTGGCGCAGGTCGAGGCGAGCGAGGACCAGGTGGTCTTCGAAAGCCTCAACGGCTGCCGCGTGATAGTCGCGGCGCGGGACAAGCCCGGCCTGCCGCCGGCCATCGAGGAAGGCTCGACCCTGCGTGAAGTGGTTTGGGGCGTGGAGAGCGAGGCGGACCTCAAGCTGTACGCCGAGCGCATCGCCAATGATCCCGGCTTCATCGAGGGCGAGGGCCGTATCGGCTGCACCGACCCGAACGGTCTGGCCGTGCGCTTGCAGGTCACCCGTAAACGCGACATCCAGGTGGCCTGCGGCCAGTCCAACACCTGGCAGTTCAAGGGCCGGATCAACCAGGCCAGCCCCATCTACGAACGTGCGCAGCCCGTCGAAGTCGGCCACGTGGTGTTCTTCGTCAAGGACGTCAACGCCTGCGAACGCTTCTACCGCGAGCGCTTCGGCTTCGTCTGCTCCGATCGCTATCCGAATCGCGGCGCCTTCCTGCGTTGCGCGGAGGAGGGCGGCCACCACGACCTGTTCATGCTGCAACTGCCGCAACCGCGCGCCGGCCTGAACCACGTGGCGTTCACCGTGCGCGATATCCATGAGGTGTTCGGCGGCGGCATGCACATCGCCCGCTGCGGCTGGGATACCGAGATCGGCCCGGGTCGGCATCCGGTGTCCTCGGCGTACTTCTGGTACTTCCGGAACCCCGCCGGCGCCCTCGTCGAGTACTACGCCGACGAGGACCAACTGACCGGCGAGTGGCAGGCCCGCGAGTTCGAACCTGGCCCTACGGTATTCGCCGAATGGGCCATCGCCGGTGGCCTGGACGGCAATACCCGGCGACAGAAAAGCGTCGAGGCACCGCAGGGCCGGTTCCTCACCGACAAACCCAGGAGTTGA
- a CDS encoding IclR family transcriptional regulator has translation MDKSDDSQDKYIVPGLERGLLLLCEFSRKDRTLTAPELARRLKLPRSTIFRLLTTLEAMGFVTRNGNEYRLGMAVLRLGFEYLASLELTELGQPLLNRLCDEIRYPCNLVVRDGRSIVYVAKVSPSTPLSSSVNVGTRLPAHATVLGRILLQDLSLGELRELYPEEQLEQFSPNTPRSVLELFDMVQGDRQRGFVQGEGFFEASISTVAAPVRDHSGRVIAAMGATIAAGHIDPERIEGLVSRVRSSADELSYLLDYRADGQDNVTPIFRSRPHETV, from the coding sequence ATGGATAAGTCAGACGATTCGCAAGACAAGTACATCGTGCCTGGCCTCGAACGCGGCCTGCTGCTGCTCTGCGAGTTCAGCCGGAAGGACCGTACCCTGACGGCGCCGGAGTTGGCGCGGCGCCTGAAGCTGCCGCGCTCGACCATCTTCCGCCTGCTGACCACCCTGGAGGCCATGGGCTTCGTCACCCGCAACGGCAACGAGTACCGCCTGGGCATGGCGGTGTTGCGCCTGGGCTTCGAGTACCTGGCCTCGCTGGAGCTGACCGAACTCGGCCAGCCGCTGCTGAACCGCCTGTGCGACGAGATCCGCTACCCCTGCAACCTGGTGGTGCGCGACGGCCGTTCGATCGTCTACGTGGCCAAGGTTTCGCCGTCCACCCCGCTGAGCAGCTCGGTGAACGTCGGGACCCGGTTGCCGGCCCACGCCACGGTGCTCGGCCGCATCCTGCTGCAGGACCTGAGCCTGGGCGAGCTGCGCGAGCTGTACCCGGAGGAGCAGCTGGAGCAGTTCTCGCCGAACACCCCGCGCAGCGTGCTGGAACTCTTCGACATGGTCCAGGGCGACCGCCAGCGTGGCTTCGTCCAGGGCGAGGGGTTCTTCGAGGCGAGCATCTCCACCGTCGCGGCGCCGGTACGTGATCACAGCGGTCGCGTCATCGCGGCGATGGGGGCGACCATCGCCGCCGGGCATATCGACCCGGAACGCATCGAGGGACTGGTCAGCCGGGTGCGCAGCAGCGCCGACGAGCTGTCGTACCTGCTCGACTACCGCGCCGACGGCCAGGACAACGTTACCCCGATCTTCCGGAGTCGCCCGCATGAAACCGTATGA
- a CDS encoding PDR/VanB family oxidoreductase: MTHDNRLAAFVHTLRFEAQGILGVELRPQGDQVFPPFSAGAHIDLHLPNGLVRSYSLLNSPEDCGRYVLGILRDRGSRGGSAFVHDSLRVGMQLQISRPRNLFPLEENAAHSVLVAGGIGVTPIYCMFNRLRALGRSVELLYCARSRQEAAFVEELAASDAAIQLHFDDEKGGPMDLGAFLGARASTAHFYCCGPTPMIDAFETHCERLGHPHVHIERFAAAPQAPAAPQGSYEVRLARSGTSIEVPSGKSLLDALLEAGVVVDCSCREGVCGSCETRVLEGEPEHRDGVLTKAEKIANQTMMVCVSGCKGSRLVLDL, translated from the coding sequence ATGACTCACGACAACAGACTGGCGGCCTTCGTCCATACCCTGCGCTTCGAGGCGCAGGGTATCCTCGGCGTCGAACTGCGCCCGCAGGGCGACCAGGTCTTTCCGCCATTCAGCGCCGGCGCGCATATCGACCTGCACCTGCCCAACGGCCTGGTGCGCAGCTACTCGCTGCTCAACTCGCCGGAGGACTGCGGCCGCTATGTGCTCGGCATCCTGCGTGATCGCGGCAGCCGCGGCGGCTCCGCGTTCGTCCACGATAGCCTGCGGGTCGGCATGCAATTGCAGATATCCCGGCCGCGCAACCTGTTCCCGCTGGAGGAAAACGCTGCGCACAGCGTACTGGTGGCCGGTGGCATCGGCGTGACGCCGATCTACTGCATGTTCAACCGCCTGCGTGCGCTGGGACGTTCGGTGGAACTGCTCTACTGCGCGCGCTCGCGCCAGGAAGCCGCCTTCGTCGAAGAACTGGCCGCCAGCGATGCCGCTATCCAGCTGCATTTCGACGACGAGAAGGGCGGCCCCATGGATCTCGGCGCCTTCCTTGGCGCACGGGCGTCCACCGCGCATTTCTACTGTTGCGGGCCGACCCCGATGATCGATGCCTTCGAGACGCACTGCGAACGCCTTGGCCATCCGCATGTGCACATCGAGCGCTTCGCCGCCGCGCCCCAGGCCCCGGCGGCGCCCCAGGGCAGCTACGAAGTGCGCCTGGCGCGCAGCGGCACGAGCATCGAGGTGCCGAGCGGCAAGTCGTTGCTCGACGCCCTGCTGGAAGCTGGCGTGGTGGTCGATTGCAGTTGCCGCGAGGGCGTTTGCGGTTCCTGCGAGACCCGTGTGCTGGAAGGCGAGCCGGAGCATCGCGACGGCGTCCTGACCAAGGCGGAAAAGATCGCCAACCAGACCATGATGGTCTGCGTGTCCGGCTGCAAGGGATCGCGCCTGGTGCTCGACCTCTGA
- a CDS encoding recombinase-like helix-turn-helix domain-containing protein — protein MQDRYLEPHQARTREPNAFEDLLGDSIERAYAAGLHDLPGLLGYLNQAGPTCPGGGPWTEEAYKTLMARLGA, from the coding sequence ATGCAAGACCGTTACCTCGAACCCCATCAGGCCCGTACCCGCGAGCCGAACGCCTTCGAAGACCTGCTCGGCGATTCCATCGAGCGCGCCTACGCCGCCGGCCTGCACGACCTGCCGGGGCTGCTCGGCTACCTCAACCAGGCCGGCCCGACCTGCCCGGGCGGCGGTCCCTGGACCGAGGAAGCCTACAAGACCCTGATGGCCCGCCTGGGCGCGTGA
- a CDS encoding aspartate dehydrogenase, producing the protein MLNIVMIGCGAIGAGVLELLENDPQLRVDAVIVPRDSETQVRHRLASLRRPPRVLSALPAGERPDLLVECAGHRAIEQHVLPALAQGIPCLVVSVGALSEPGLVERLEVAAQAGGSRIELLPGAIGAIDALSAARVGGLESVRYTGRKPASAWLGTPGETVCDLQRLEKARVIFDGSAREAARLYPKNANVAATLSLAGLGLDRTQVRLIADPESCENVHQVEASGAFGGFELTLRGKPLAANPKTSALTVYSVVRALGNHAHAISI; encoded by the coding sequence ATGCTGAATATCGTCATGATCGGCTGCGGCGCCATCGGCGCCGGCGTCCTGGAACTGTTGGAAAACGATCCGCAACTGAGGGTCGATGCGGTGATCGTTCCTCGCGACTCCGAGACCCAGGTCCGCCATCGCCTGGCCAGCCTGCGCCGGCCGCCGCGGGTACTCAGCGCGCTGCCGGCCGGAGAGCGCCCCGATCTTCTGGTGGAGTGCGCCGGGCACCGCGCCATCGAGCAGCACGTGCTGCCGGCGCTGGCCCAAGGCATTCCCTGCCTGGTGGTCTCGGTGGGCGCGCTGTCCGAGCCGGGCCTGGTGGAGCGCCTGGAAGTCGCGGCGCAAGCCGGAGGCAGCCGCATCGAGCTGCTGCCCGGCGCCATCGGCGCCATCGATGCGCTGTCGGCGGCCAGGGTCGGTGGCCTCGAGTCGGTGCGCTACACCGGGCGCAAGCCGGCGAGCGCCTGGCTGGGGACGCCGGGCGAGACGGTCTGCGACCTGCAGCGCCTGGAGAAGGCGCGGGTGATCTTCGACGGCAGCGCCCGCGAGGCGGCGCGGCTCTATCCGAAGAACGCCAATGTCGCCGCCACCCTGTCGCTCGCCGGCCTCGGCCTGGACCGCACCCAGGTGCGCCTGATCGCCGACCCCGAAAGCTGCGAGAACGTGCACCAGGTGGAAGCCAGCGGCGCCTTCGGCGGCTTCGAACTGACCTTGCGTGGCAAACCGCTGGCGGCCAACCCGAAGACATCGGCGCTGACCGTGTACAGCGTGGTCCGAGCGTTGGGCAACCACGCCCACGCGATTTCGATCTAG
- a CDS encoding aldehyde dehydrogenase, which yields MIDLNPIQPICIAGEWRAGGGDLYESLYPATGEAVARLHAASLEDVEEAMAGAHRAFRESGWAQRKPHERATVLYRIAALIRERSEELAQLQRLDNGKPIRETRNLVASAAATFQFFAAACETLEESITPSRGDFVSMSVYEPMGVVVAITPWNSPIASEAQKLAPALAAGNAVVVKPAEITPLAALALARICDEAGLPRGLVSVLPGKGALIGDALTRHPLARRVSFTGGTRTGKHIARIAADKMMPVSLELGGKSPTMVLADADLDHAVAGVLYGIFSSSGESCIAGSRLFVASERYDEFMERLATGAAALRVGNPADERTQMGPLISARHRESVERYVEMGVAEGGRLRTGGVRPHGAAFDRGYFYTPTIIEGLTNDARLCQEEVFGPVLVAMPFDSEEALIEEANDSCYALAAGIWTRDFQRAWRLGRAVQAGTVWINTYKQFSISTPFGGWRDSGLGREKGRLGILQYMEQKSLYWGLNEQPLAWAGSH from the coding sequence GTGATTGACCTGAACCCGATCCAACCCATCTGCATCGCCGGCGAGTGGCGAGCGGGCGGCGGCGACCTCTACGAAAGCCTCTATCCGGCCACCGGCGAGGCCGTCGCCCGCCTGCATGCGGCCAGCCTGGAGGACGTGGAGGAAGCCATGGCCGGCGCCCACCGCGCCTTCCGTGAGAGCGGCTGGGCCCAGCGCAAGCCTCATGAGCGGGCCACCGTGCTTTATCGTATCGCCGCGCTGATCCGCGAGCGCAGCGAAGAACTGGCGCAGTTGCAGCGCCTGGACAACGGCAAGCCGATCAGGGAAACCCGCAACCTGGTGGCCAGCGCCGCCGCCACCTTCCAGTTCTTCGCCGCCGCCTGCGAGACCCTGGAGGAAAGCATCACGCCGTCGCGCGGCGACTTCGTCAGCATGAGCGTGTACGAGCCCATGGGCGTGGTGGTTGCCATCACCCCGTGGAACTCGCCCATCGCCTCCGAGGCGCAGAAGCTCGCCCCGGCCCTGGCCGCCGGCAACGCGGTGGTGGTCAAGCCGGCCGAGATCACCCCGCTGGCCGCCCTGGCGCTGGCGCGCATCTGCGATGAGGCCGGCCTGCCGCGTGGGCTGGTCAGCGTGCTGCCGGGCAAGGGCGCGCTGATCGGCGATGCCCTGACCCGCCACCCCCTGGCCAGGCGCGTGTCCTTCACCGGCGGCACCCGCACCGGCAAGCACATCGCGCGCATCGCCGCCGACAAGATGATGCCGGTGTCCCTGGAACTGGGCGGCAAGTCGCCGACCATGGTGCTGGCCGACGCCGATCTCGACCACGCGGTGGCCGGCGTGCTCTATGGCATCTTCAGTTCCAGCGGCGAATCCTGCATTGCCGGCTCGCGGTTGTTCGTCGCCAGCGAGCGCTACGACGAATTCATGGAGCGCCTGGCCACCGGCGCCGCGGCCCTGCGCGTCGGCAACCCGGCCGACGAGCGCACCCAGATGGGCCCGCTGATCAGCGCGCGGCACCGCGAGTCGGTGGAGCGCTATGTCGAGATGGGCGTGGCCGAGGGCGGTCGCCTGCGCACGGGGGGCGTACGTCCCCATGGCGCAGCCTTCGATCGTGGCTACTTCTACACCCCGACCATCATCGAAGGCCTCACCAACGACGCCCGCCTGTGCCAGGAGGAAGTCTTCGGCCCGGTGCTGGTGGCCATGCCTTTCGACAGCGAAGAGGCCCTGATCGAAGAGGCCAACGACAGCTGCTACGCGCTGGCCGCCGGCATCTGGACACGCGACTTCCAGCGCGCCTGGCGGCTCGGCCGCGCCGTGCAGGCCGGCACCGTGTGGATCAACACCTACAAGCAGTTCTCCATCTCCACCCCCTTCGGCGGCTGGCGCGACAGCGGCCTGGGCCGCGAAAAGGGCCGCCTGGGGATACTCCAGTACATGGAGCAGAAGAGCCTCTACTGGGGCCTGAACGAACAGCCGCTGGCCTGGGCCGGCAGCCACTGA
- a CDS encoding PA3496 family putative envelope integrity protein, which yields MAKAKEELEIDDEAGVEEDDGEETSVEVAKTNLTKRRIIDNLLEERRLQRQLSDYDFDL from the coding sequence ATGGCAAAAGCCAAAGAAGAACTCGAGATCGACGACGAAGCCGGCGTTGAAGAGGATGACGGCGAGGAAACCAGCGTCGAGGTGGCCAAGACCAACCTGACCAAGCGTCGCATCATCGACAACCTGCTGGAAGAACGCCGCCTGCAGCGCCAGTTGTCGGACTACGACTTCGACCTGTGA
- a CDS encoding SDR family oxidoreductase: MKPYDLSEAVAVVTGGSSGIGLATVELLLEAGAAVAFCARDGERLRAAESALRQRFPGARLFASVCDVLDALQVRAFAEACERTLGCASILVNNAGQGRVSTFAETTDEAWSEELQLKFFSVIHPVRAFLPQLESRADAAIVCVNSLLASQPEPHMVATSAARAGVKNLVRSMAFEFAPKGVRVNGILIGLVESGQWRRRFEAREERELDWAQWTAQLARNKQIPLGRLGKPIEAARAILFLASPLSAYTTGSHIDVSGGLSRHA; encoded by the coding sequence ATGAAACCGTATGACCTGTCCGAGGCGGTGGCGGTGGTCACCGGCGGTTCCTCCGGGATCGGCCTGGCCACGGTGGAACTGCTGCTGGAGGCAGGCGCCGCCGTGGCTTTCTGCGCTCGCGACGGCGAGCGCCTGCGTGCCGCCGAGTCCGCGCTACGCCAGCGCTTCCCCGGGGCGCGCCTGTTCGCCAGTGTCTGCGACGTGCTGGATGCGTTGCAGGTGCGCGCCTTCGCCGAAGCCTGCGAGAGAACGCTGGGGTGCGCCAGCATCCTGGTGAACAACGCCGGCCAGGGCCGCGTCTCGACCTTCGCCGAGACCACGGACGAGGCCTGGAGCGAGGAACTGCAACTGAAGTTCTTTTCCGTCATCCACCCGGTACGCGCTTTCCTGCCGCAACTGGAAAGCCGCGCCGACGCGGCCATCGTCTGCGTCAACTCGCTGCTGGCCAGCCAGCCGGAGCCGCACATGGTGGCTACCAGCGCGGCCCGCGCCGGGGTGAAGAACCTGGTGCGCTCCATGGCCTTCGAGTTCGCGCCTAAGGGCGTACGGGTCAACGGCATCCTCATCGGCCTGGTCGAGTCCGGCCAGTGGCGGCGCCGTTTCGAAGCCCGCGAAGAGCGCGAGCTGGACTGGGCGCAATGGACCGCGCAGCTGGCGCGGAACAAGCAGATTCCCCTGGGACGCCTGGGCAAGCCGATCGAGGCGGCCCGCGCCATCCTGTTCCTCGCATCTCCCCTGTCTGCCTATACGACGGGCAGTCATATCGACGTTTCCGGAGGGTTGTCCCGTCATGCGTAA